A genomic stretch from Tenrec ecaudatus isolate mTenEca1 chromosome 17, mTenEca1.hap1, whole genome shotgun sequence includes:
- the CSK gene encoding tyrosine-protein kinase CSK, which translates to MSAIQAAWPSGTECIAKYNFHGTAEQDLPFCKGDVLTIVAVTKDPNWYKAKNKVGREGIIPANYVQKREGVKAGTKLSLMPWFHGKITREQAERLLCPPEMGLFLVRESTNYPGDYTLCVSCDGKVEHYRIMYHASKLSIDEEVYFENLMQLVEHYTSDADGLCTRLIKPKVMEGTVAAQDEFFRSGWALSMKDLKLLQTIGKGEFGDVMLGDYRGNKVAVKCIKNDATAQAFLAEASVMTQLRHSNLVQLLGVIVEEKGGLYIVTEYMAKGSLVDYLRSRGRSVLAGDSLLKFSLDVCEAMEYLEGNNFVHRDLAARNVLVSEDNVAKVSDFGLTKEASSTQDTGKLPVKWTAPEALREKKFSTKSDVWSFGILLWEIYSFGRVPYPRIPLKDVVPRVEKGYKMDAPDGCPPAVYEVMKNCWHLEAAVRPSFLQLREQLEHVRAHELHL; encoded by the exons ATGTCAGCGATACAG GCCGCCTGGCCATCCGGTACAGAATGTATTGCCAAGTACAACTTCCACGGCaccgccgagcaagaccttcccttCTGCAAAGGAGACGTACTCACCATTGTGGCCGTCACCAAG GACCCCAACTGGTACAAAGCCAAGAATAAGGTGGGCCGTGAGGGTATCATCCCAGCCAACTACGTCCAGAAACGGGAGGGTGTGAAGGCCGGCACCAAGCTCAGCCTCATGCC CTGGTTTCACGGCAAGATCACGCGGGAGCAGGCGGAGCGGCTGCTGTGCCCCCCCGAGATGGGCCTGTTCTTGGTGCGGGAGAGCACCAACTACCCCGGGGACTACACGCTGTGCGTGAGTTGCGACGGCAAGGTGGAGCACTACCGCATCATGTACCACGCCAGCAAGCTGAGCATCGACGAGGAGGTGTACTTCGAGAACCTCATGCAGCTGGTGGAG CACTACACCTCAGATGCCGATGGCCTCTGCACGCGACTCATCAAACCGAAGGTCATGGAGGGCACGGTGGCAGCCCAGGACGAGTTCTTCCGGA GTGGCTGGGCGCTGAGCATGAAGGACCTGAAGTTGCTGCAGACCATTGGGAAGGGGGAGTTCGGAG ACGTGATGCTGGGGGATTACCGAGGGAACAAAGTAGCTGTCAAGTGCATTAAGAATGATGCCACCGCCCAGGCCTTCCTGGCTGAAGCCTCAGTCATGAC gcAGCTCCGACACAGCAACCTGGTGCAGCTTCTGGGTGTGATCGTGGAGGAGAAGGGCGGGCTCTACATCGTCACCGAGTACATGGCCAAG GGGAGCCTAGTCGACTATCTGCGGTCTCGGGGACGGTCGGTGCTGGCTGGAGACAGTCTCCTTAAGTTCTCGCT AGACGTCTGCGAGGCCATGGAATACCTGGAGGGCAACAACTTTGTGCACCGGGACCTGGCCGCCCGCAACGTGCTGGTGTCTGAGGACAACGTGGCCAAAGTCAGCGACTTCGGCCTCACCAAGGAggcctccagcacccaggacacgGGCAAGCTGCCGGTCAAGTGGACAGCCCCCGAGGCCCTGAGGGAGAAG AAGTTCTCCACCAAGTCCGATGTGTGGAGTTTCGGAATCCTCCTCTGGGAGATCTACTCCTTTGGGCGAGTGCCTTACCCAAGAATT CCCTTGAAGGACGTCGTCCCTCGGGTGGAAAAGGGCTACAAGATGGACGCCCCCGACGGCTGTCCGCCAGCCGTCTACGAGGTCATGAAGAACTGCTGGCACCTGGAAGCTGCTGTGAGGCCCTCCTTCCTGCAGCTCCGTGAGCAGCTGGAGCACGTCAGGGCCCATGAGCTGCACCTGTGA